A genomic window from Desulfovibrio gilichinskyi includes:
- a CDS encoding dipeptidase has protein sequence MKKLLLIFVVGAFLLAAYPASACTTTLTGKKASADGSVMVSHSDDGLGDGRLIYVPAMDHEKGSMRAVYYDGCSLGYKPEWGASETHRIVSKERGPGYNTPGYPQSVPIGFIPQVKHTYAYFDANYAIMNEHQLSIGECTDKAKVEPEPAAGKRLFYSSELSRVALERCIKARDAVKLMGELIDKYGYYGTGETLLVADPDEGWVMEMCGYDKEGTNGVWVAQRVPDDSFFVAANQFRIREIRKGARDMMYSKNIFSAAKEKGWWSPKEGKLDWTKVYGDGEYHHPYYSLRRVWRAQSLVAPSKKVSAWVEGPLTKEYPFAIKPDNKLSVEDIFSVHRDNYEGTEFDLTKGMASGPFNNPNRFEGQAEATSGNDEALTPLKGAFERPLNIYRCVYAYVNQSRKGLPDTIGGLTWFGPDRPATACLMPFYAGVNNLPAPLQQADILKFSHNSMWTAFNYVANYAMLKYSYMIKDIKAVRDQYETEAFGKQAEIEKTALALIKNKKIDEAKQMLTKYCDTNAQNILKDWWKLSETLYIKYNDGYLNTSAGVANPVFYPAWWLKQVGYEQGPLTYIKQKGEQ, from the coding sequence ATGAAAAAACTTCTGCTGATCTTCGTAGTCGGAGCATTTCTGCTTGCAGCATATCCTGCATCGGCATGCACAACCACTCTCACTGGTAAGAAAGCATCTGCTGACGGCTCAGTTATGGTTTCACACTCCGACGACGGGCTTGGAGACGGACGACTTATATACGTTCCCGCAATGGACCATGAGAAAGGAAGCATGCGCGCTGTATACTACGACGGTTGCTCTTTGGGATATAAGCCGGAATGGGGTGCAAGTGAAACTCACAGGATTGTTTCTAAGGAACGCGGCCCCGGTTATAACACTCCAGGCTATCCTCAAAGCGTACCCATTGGATTTATTCCGCAGGTCAAACATACCTACGCATATTTTGATGCCAACTACGCCATTATGAATGAGCACCAACTTTCCATCGGCGAGTGTACTGATAAAGCAAAAGTGGAACCTGAACCGGCTGCGGGCAAACGTTTATTTTATTCGTCTGAGCTCTCACGTGTTGCTTTGGAGCGGTGCATAAAAGCACGTGACGCAGTAAAGCTCATGGGCGAACTTATCGATAAGTACGGATACTACGGAACAGGAGAAACACTGCTCGTGGCAGATCCCGATGAAGGCTGGGTTATGGAAATGTGCGGCTACGACAAAGAAGGTACAAACGGAGTATGGGTTGCTCAACGCGTTCCTGATGACAGTTTTTTTGTTGCCGCAAATCAGTTCCGCATCCGTGAAATACGCAAAGGCGCGCGCGACATGATGTATTCCAAAAACATCTTTTCAGCAGCAAAAGAAAAAGGCTGGTGGTCGCCTAAAGAAGGCAAACTGGACTGGACTAAAGTTTATGGTGACGGAGAATATCACCATCCGTATTACTCACTGCGCAGAGTCTGGAGAGCACAGTCTCTGGTTGCTCCATCCAAAAAGGTTTCAGCATGGGTGGAAGGACCGCTGACCAAAGAATATCCATTCGCCATTAAGCCGGATAACAAACTCAGCGTGGAAGATATTTTCTCTGTTCACAGAGATAACTATGAAGGAACTGAGTTTGACCTGACCAAAGGTATGGCATCAGGGCCTTTCAATAATCCTAACAGATTCGAAGGGCAGGCCGAAGCTACCTCCGGCAACGATGAAGCTCTCACCCCGCTCAAAGGAGCATTTGAACGCCCACTTAACATTTACAGATGCGTTTATGCTTACGTAAACCAGTCCCGCAAAGGATTACCGGACACTATCGGCGGCCTCACATGGTTCGGACCTGACCGTCCGGCTACAGCCTGCCTGATGCCGTTTTATGCAGGAGTAAACAATCTGCCCGCCCCGCTCCAACAGGCTGACATTCTTAAATTCAGCCACAACAGCATGTGGACAGCGTTTAACTATGTAGCCAATTATGCAATGCTGAAATATTCTTATATGATAAAGGATATTAAGGCTGTGCGTGATCAATATGAAACGGAAGCATTCGGCAAACAGGCTGAAATTGAAAAAACGGCACTTGCTCTTATCAAAAACAAAAAAATTGATGAAGCAAAGCAGATGCTCACAAAATATTGCGACACCAATGCTCAAAATATTTTGAAAGATTGGTGGAAGCTGTCTGAAACCCTCTACATTAAATACAATGACGGTTATCTCAACACTTCAGCCGGAGTTGCCAATCCTGTCTTCTATCCAGCGTGGTGGCTGAAGCAAGTCGGATATGAACAAGGCCCGCTGACCTACATTAAGCAGAAAGGCGAACAATAA
- a CDS encoding carbonic anhydrase has product MRKLFTIFSTLILILSTVVISSAQNSSAVPAQPLLDADQAFVLLKEGNLRFVKGSSVYPNQTSYQRKVLALKGEQPFATVVTGSDSRVDPVLIFDRGLGDIYTVRSAGNVAGTDTLASVEYSMIALETPLLVVMGHTRSSIIKAAVDKVSVKGYLLQLVGKLDPAIKMTKLMYPSLKGKELVDKVAETNVRQVLRDILGHCPAVLEKVRSGKAQVMGAVYDTDTGVVNWLGP; this is encoded by the coding sequence TTGAGAAAATTGTTTACAATTTTTAGTACATTGATCCTGATCTTATCAACAGTGGTAATCAGTTCTGCCCAAAACAGTTCCGCCGTTCCTGCCCAGCCGTTACTGGATGCCGATCAGGCTTTTGTTCTTTTAAAAGAGGGCAATTTGCGGTTTGTGAAAGGCTCCAGCGTTTATCCGAATCAAACCTCATATCAGCGAAAGGTACTGGCTCTGAAAGGGGAGCAGCCATTTGCAACCGTTGTTACAGGATCAGATTCCAGAGTTGATCCGGTTTTGATTTTTGATCGCGGTCTTGGTGATATTTACACGGTTAGAAGTGCGGGAAATGTGGCCGGAACGGATACACTGGCTTCGGTAGAATATTCTATGATTGCACTTGAAACCCCGCTCCTTGTTGTCATGGGGCATACAAGGAGCAGTATTATCAAAGCTGCAGTGGATAAAGTGAGTGTTAAAGGATACTTGCTTCAACTGGTGGGCAAACTTGATCCGGCCATAAAAATGACCAAGCTTATGTACCCTTCGTTAAAAGGAAAGGAACTGGTGGATAAGGTTGCCGAAACAAATGTAAGGCAGGTTTTACGCGATATTTTAGGTCACTGTCCGGCCGTGCTTGAAAAAGTCAGGTCAGGTAAAGCGCAGGTTATGGGCGCAGTTTATGACACTGATACAGGCGTCGTTAACTGGCTTGGGCCTTAG